The following is a genomic window from Pan paniscus chromosome 6, NHGRI_mPanPan1-v2.0_pri, whole genome shotgun sequence.
gctgggcgaggtggctcacacctataatcctagcactttgggaggccgaggcaggtggatcacttgaggccaggagttcgagaccagcctggccaacatggtgaaaccccatctctactaaaaatacaaaaattagctggtcatggtggtaaatgcctgtaatcccagctacatggaagacTGCGagacaagaattgcttgaacccaggaggcggaggttgccgtgagtcgagattgcacaactgcactccagcctcagtaacaaggcgagactctgtctcaaaaataaataaataaataaatttttgtgtTATATTACACAGTAGCTTGACTATAactaataacaatatattattacATGGGTTAAGttagctagaagagagaattttgtGTGTTATCAGCACagagaaataacaaatgttgaaaacaatggatatgttaattattttagttatatCATTATACAATGAATAAATGCActgaaatatcacactgtatctataaatgtgtacaattatatgtcaattttaaataaaataaaccttaattttaaaaaggtcaaACTTCATAACaccaacatgaaaaaaaaagctcataaaagcagtgagAGCAAAATGTCTCACTTCATATAaaaccagaaaacagaaaaaaagttaataaaatattaataaaagtttcTACATGGCATAGAAAACcattaacagagtgaaaagacaaactacaggccaggcgtggtggctcacacctgtaatcccagcactttgggagtccaaggcaggcagactacttgaggtcaggagttcgtgaccagtctggccaccatggtgaaaccccatctctactaaaaatacaaaaaattagccggacatggtggcaggtgcctgtaatcccagctactccggaggccgaggtgggagaatcgcttgagcccgcccgggaggcagaggttgcagtgaactgagatcgtgccactgcactccagcatgggcaacaagaatgagactctgtctcaaaaaaaaaagagaagaaaagaaaaaagacaaactacagaatgggagaaaacatgtGCAAatgacaaggggttaatatccaaaatatgtaaagggCTCAAATAACTCAACAGcagaaataataatcataatcaccCAGTTTTAAGATGAGCAAaaacctgaatagatatttctcaaaacaagatatatatatagtcgacaggtgtatgaaaaaatgctcaatatcactagacatcagggaaatgtaaattaaagtaaTAGAGTTGTTAAATTAGCGTGGtcattataaaaaagacaaaagataacaagtgttggtaatacgtggagaaaaggaaaccctcatGCACTGTTGGTTTGAATGCAGATTAATACAGCCATTACGTAAAAAAGTAGAGGTTtcccaaactaaaaataaaactactgtatgaaccagcaattccactactgggagtatatacaaaggaaataaaaccagtatgttaaagagatatcttcactcccatatttatcacagcactaatgacaatagccaagatatggaataatCATAGTGTCCATCGAGGgacaaacagataaagaaaacatggcataGAAACCCAAATGAAATGCTATTTATCTAcataaataatgaaatcctgtcattgaAAACAACatatatgggctgggcatggtagctcacgcctgtaatcccaacactttgggaggctgaggtgggcagatcacctgaggtcaggagttcgagaccagcctggccaacatggtgaaaccccatctctactaaaaatacaaaaattagccaggtgtggtggcaggaacctgtaatcccagctacttaggaggctgaggcaggtgaatcacttgaactcgggaggcggaggttgcagtgagcagaagtcACACCTTTGTACTCctgactgggcaacaagagtgaaactccatctcaaaaaaaaaagaaagaaaaattagtgtTTCCTGTATAAAGGTAAAATTAAGAAGTGAGAGACATGCTTGGGGAATATTAAATCATGGGGGAAACTGAACTGAGGACACCAAACTGAGGACACCATGTAGTTCTTAGCaccaggaaattttaaaaatattgagataggctgggcatagtggttcacacctgtaattccagcagtttgggaggccgaggtgggctgatcacttgaggtcaggagttcaagaacaacctagcaaacatggcgaaaccctgtctttactaaaaataccaaaaaaaaaaaaaaaaaagaaaagctgagcatggtggcacatacctgtagtcccagctactcgagaggttgaagcaggagaattgcttgaacctgggaggcggaggccgtaaggagccgagatcacaccactgcactctagcctggatgacagagtgagactccatctcaaaaaaaacaaaaattagatatTACAAAAGTGCAATTCcacatgttttatttaaatcagatagcaaattttgtttttgaataatTTAATTGATGACGACAAAATAAATATCACCAACTTGTTAAAAATGGATGGCACTTCCAATGAACCTTTGGCAGAATACTGATGATTCTTTTGTCAGATCTGATTAGCACCATAGGACTGACAGTGGCATAGGCATTGACCATAAACTTGTGGACACTGTAGATGGCAGGACTGAATACCCATAACAACATTGTGGAGGATGAGACAATTAAGTCCGATGAGTACATAACCAGAAAGAAACTCACCAGCAGCAAGATGGTCTTGGTGGCCCTTTTCTCTGGGGAGGTTCTTAATAAAAAGCTAGTGCTGTGAAGGTGCTGGGAGCACCTCTGATGCCTGGACAAGAGAATCACCATGTAGGCACTTGAGAGCAGCATGATTCCTACAAGGAAGACATCTCTGGATAACGACAGAGTAACAAACAGCCTTCTGATGATGACATTTATTGGGGAAAGTGAGCAGTATTTATTGACATTCAGGATTATCTGGGTCACATTGGAAAAACCTACAGTGTAACTTATCATGTCACTGTTGAAAGACAACTTGAGGGACCAAAAAAAGAGTAAACCCAGGATATTGTGTTTCGtgattttatgtttaaatctcACCAACCAGGAAGTGCTGGGGCTAATGGTGATGGCCTGAAGCATGCTCAGGAGAGAGGTGTTGCAGATAGAGAGGACCCTCATTACCTTGTATGTGTAGAACACAGCCTTACATCTGAAGTTATTCTGAAATTTCAGTGATTCAAACACGTCTGGAGACAATAACTCTGCTGCAATGACTAGCATCACTATGTGGGCAAAGGCCAAGTGACAGATGATCAGGTCATGGTTTTTAGGCTTGTGATCCTTAAAGAATGTGAAAATGTgccagagaagaagaaagatgttGGCTGAGATTCCAATGCCAGCTTGAAAATAAAAGGCCTTTTTGAAAGATAACATGTGAAATGTGTGTTCATCCTAATGACATAGAAGAAACGTTTTGAAGACCTGAAAAAAATAGATCTGTGTCATCAGTGTTCTTTTGTCAGCGTTCAAAATGATtaccattatcattatttttattttactctcattTTCTTGATAACCCCATCTTATATAAATTCTTGATAATGTGTCTCCTGTACTATTTTCTAAaccaaataaatgtatacatatatagtgatTATGAATctctatatataataaatacgtTTTCAATTTTGCCTGTCTAAGGTGCATACTATCTATGTTCCTCATGTACCTTGGcattcatctgaataatcatATCCTTATTCTATGTTCTCTCATTTAATATTTAGCACTTCAATTGGGCATATAAAATGAATAGTATTTGTACAGTTGAATTAAATGTATGTTAATGTGAAAAGACTCActacaacaattaaaaatacattcgAGTCTTTCTCACGATCTATCATTTGATACAATTTATTCGTCATCACTCTTCCATGATTTTTGACCCTTGTGATTTTACTGGACTCACCATGATAAATACATGATATTTCATCAGCATAATAGCAATTTTCATCCTGTCTGCACCCTTATATTCTCTTTGTCATGAATTGTAATGTGTAATGTGATATCTTGGAATTCAAATGTCAATATCCTTCTAGGGACTGGGGGACATTATTCTGCTTAATCAAACCCTAATTTACTACATATAATATAGAAATGGTTCTGGCTATCTCAGTTTAGTTCACAACCCAGAGATTTATTATGTGATCTCTCTTTTCTCAGaacacattttttaatattttcctctcAGGTACCAACAAAATAAAcacacccccttttttttttttgagacagagtcttactctgtcacccaggctgaagtgcagtggcatgatctctcctcactgcaaactctacctcctgggttcaagtaattatcctgccttagcctcccaagtggcgcTCACCactacaccagctaatttttgtattttagtagagaagatttcaccatgttgaccaggctggtctcaaacttctgacctcctaaagtgctaggatgacaggcgtgggCCATGGAgcagccaccgagcctggccactACTTTTAATTACTTTGTTTCACCATAAAGTTGCATCAGAATGTCACATGTTGGTCTTCTTCCTGAGATTTCACTTAATACAGAGGTACTCTACCATGCCTAGAAAAATACTTAAGTCTTAGTCTGAGTATTCAATAAGAATACTAAGTCTTCGGTTAGACTTAGTAttcaataagataaaaaatacttCAATAAGATCTTCAATAAGATCAAAATACTTAGTCTTCAATGAGAAAGATAATTCTGCTCAAGTTTTCTTGGGATAACTTCAATAATATAACACCTTGTAAAATTTTGCGGAACAATTTTGCAGTCACCATTTCATGTTACTTGGCCAAGATTCAGAAGTCATTTATCATTTTACTTTAATCCAGGGCTAAGAACAATTTAGCTTCATGACATTAAAAAAGTGAAACACCATTAAATTCACTCGgatttgttttaaatgaaagtGTGTCTGATTCCAGGTCACTTATCATTATACAattccataaataaaaatatatgagatgATGCAAAAATATTGACATTGAGAATCCttagttaataataaaaaattagtgaCTGAGAAAAAGTTGCTCTAAAACCACCAGATATGTTtgattttataaaggaaacatcTAGTTGATTAAATGGTTATTACTCTTTCTACAAAACATTAATAAGTAAATGCATTTATCTTAGAAACAATGAAAGATTTCCACCAGCACACATCTACACCATCAGCGCAGTTCAGTTCTCCTGTCAAGTtaacatcaggaaaaaaaaaatgaagtaattttaaattaaaggctTAATGGTATCCAAATTTTAAGGATCACATTTTAgtactagaaaaatatatttgaacatgagacaataatatatgtataatgagTTATTAACTATATATCTGTATAGTTTTATTAATATAACCCACATATTATGAACCACACACCAAAATAAGATATAGGACAAATAGATTAAATAACatagaaaagaattttaatactttattttttcaccCTAAAAAACATCCAGCTTATGCTCTCTAATTCATTCTCCTTACTCTGTAAATAACCTAAACACACTGAAACAGAATAATCTTCTGCTTGATCAGATGGTGCATCTTCCCACTGAGGCTCTTGAGAGCATTGATGCTGATCCCAGACGAGATCAGCAATCTTGATTGTCACAATCTTGGTTGTCATAAATTAGAGGACACAGATAGAGTATGATTGAATTGATTATATCTTCAAAAATTTTTCTCACCTGCCAGAGCTAAACAATTGTTAATTGCCTTTAACATATTGCAGAAgtcatttttaattcaaatattaaattCAGCTGTACTCTATATTGTTATTTCATAAGTCTGGCAACTACACCGTAGAAGAATTATGGAATTTGCATTAATATGATGCCAAAGTAGATGAAACAAAATAGGGTAAAAATTCATAGATGCTACTTTTAGGTTGTTCAGAGTGCAAAGAAAAATTTTGTTCCATGTGAcccattaaaaatttcaaaatctaaaTGTACAGCTTAGCTCTTGGCATTAGAAGTGACAACCTAAGGCTGCTGGGGCTGAGGGTGAAGCTCCTGAGCACTCTCCGTAAACACATAATGCAGCTCAAGTTTATTCTCATTATACTGCCTTTCACTTTAGTGTATTTCAATGTTCTTAAGTCCCAAagtgtaaaaataataatgtataatagGGGAATAACACACCATTATACTGACCAGGAATGAAAATCTGATCATAAAAAACAGAAGCTTAGATCAGACATCTGAACCAAAGATAAAGggtatataaaaggaaaaagccaCTTAACAGGAATCCAAAAGCTGTTTTTCATATGATGGATATGTTATTTGTAGAAAAAGAAGTTTGATAAAATAACTTCCTcatctttattataaaatatagttgtttagtattgttattttattaataatattatttgaatagTGATGTTTGCACTGTCCcttgtgtagttttaaaatataatctatataaatctaaaatgtttttattatattaataaaaaatgtcatttttatcatACATTTCACAACATTCATTGAGCAGCCTTGTTGGACCTAAAAAATTTAGGTGCCAGGGAGAAGGGGTTTGTTGTTAAGTGGCAATAAATGGCAAACTGAAAAATACAGCCagcaaatttagaaaagaaaaaatgtttccaCCAAGATTAGGCCTGTTAAAAGAAgttttataaaatacacaaagactaaaataataaatatggtaAGTATCAGATGCATTGAATGATTGTAATGCATCTGCCACTCTTTGGAAGTTGAAATTAGTGTAGACTGCAGCTAGAAGCACAGTGCTTGCTGACACgggtatttataattttaagacaTTTAATTCCCAGCTAGCTCGAAGGAAAAAATAAGTAGGAAAGTTATTACTTTAAATGTAGGCAATAGAAAAATACTGGAGGGTCTTGATCACAAATTCTACACTACCAATTTGGAAAAAGCCTAAAATCCTTTTGGAAGAGTGTTTCTTTCTGATTATTTCAGCTGAGGAGATATCAGCTAAGTGtaatgctcatttttttttaatttgaaaggtCTTGtacaatcatgccactgtgcATCACAGTATAGATAAGAGTCTTACCAAATGTGTCAAATATTGAAATTGGAGGAATATTTCCAAGTTGAAAATTGCAATTTGGAAAACCGCATCTTCTATTCATCATGTACACTTACTATGAGCAGTTGAGGTCCTTCCTCcctaaatacataaaatgcagATATTTGAAGCACTtagaaatgctatttttttcctaatgttcGGAGACATAGTGATTTTGTGCTATTATATTTTCTTGAGGGCTTCGTGCCCTTTGAGCCACAATTAGACaaccattattattatctttttcttttctgacttcTCCTTACTCCTTTCTTTTATATGTTAAAAATCGCAGAACTAGAAAACATTATTTCCTAATAAAGTTAGACaaaattaacatgtattttaacagcaaaattaaaatttactggCCACACTCATGAATGCATTTTTAAcatgtaaattataaatttgaAACTTACAGAAAAACTGTAAGAATGCAAAACTTGGACAATTTTTTATAATAAGGAGATGCTATTTTCTTCAAATTTCgaagtttattattttctcattatttaaaatgttacccaaacttatagaacattttataagttttagcttattaataaaataacattatattagctatttatattaataaaatataatacactaAAGCTgaatttgttttacaaatttgtAATTATGCTTAGTATTACAAGCTTTTAAATGTGTAATGTAGTGATTAACTCTACAAAATGTGATAAAAGACAAAAGGAGATATTTGTTTACAGTTTCATGGTAACCAGAACCAAATCCTGTATGTGCAATAACCAcaccacaataaaacaaaataatttcatggTCATTCACTGAAAGctaattaatgtaaaatattaagtAGGAATCAAGCTTTGAGATGACTCTAaacattataatatatttaagtgttttcaaatttaaaagaacaaagaagtaTGACTAAATTCTTATGAATTAGTTCAGGTTTCTTgtgtttcaaaatataaaattttacctAGGTATATACAGTAAGTTAAACTGAGAAAAAGCTagtataataacaaaatacaatTACAATTCaaatacaatattaaaaaattgtCAAAGTATAAGATCGATATATTATGGCCTCAGTATTCATAAAGTTGCTTTTTTCATTTGGAATCACCTATTGTACTTAGATATGATTCACTGAGACATGACTGAAATTAGGAAAAGACAATGATCCTAGCTCTTCATTGAGAAAGTTCTGCCTCATCCTACCACTCACCTGAGTCTTGAGCTTTCACTGTTAATAATGCTGACAAACAGTCAGTCACCCAGCTGAGTCTTTGGAGTGAGTCCATGTTTGTAAGATGAGGCTCACGATATGTGGTTATAAGGCAGCAATGCCATCAGCCCATCCCCTCAAGGCCTACAATTTTCATGTCAAATATAAAGATAGTACAAGCTCTGGTTTTGTGATTTTAAGAAAGGGAACCACCAAGGGAAAATGAAACTTTTTGATTCCTAGAAAATACATTAGAAACAGCTGTGCTCCAACTTTTCCATGTGTAAGCTTACTTCCCCAGGTATATTCAGCCAAGTGGGTTGTAAGGTGTCTGTTCTTATAAACGAAACAGTGATCTCCCAATTACCCAACCTTCAAAACTAGTAAAACACAATGTCAGATTTTCCACTGCATTAATACTGGTTCAAGTAATTCATGGTTGCCCTCACTAATGTTCCCTACTAATCTCTGATTTTCACGGTAAGAAGTAGACCAAAATCACCTTTGTGAGAATCAGAAAAATGCCACCTCTATCAGACCTAAATGGGCAAAGTGCTCCATTTTCCTGAGGACACAGTTCTGAGTCAGGGCACTAGACATGGGAGCAAAATGTAGGCTGCTTTATACCTCTCACTACTTTGTCCAGGTACATTTATAGAGTATAGAAATGCACATCTATTTCAAGCAATGAGTGTTTGGATACAAACTGTCCATgccaagagatttttttttagatatgaaGTATCAAAGGGTTATTCTACCACCCTGACCCTCAGGTTTCTTTGTGGCTTCCACTCACAGGAGTGTTTTACACACTCAGTAGTAGAGCACACATTTTATAGCAAAGGCCTTTTTTTTGGCTTCTGTGACACCCATCAAATACGATTCTATTAAAACTAAAGTTAACATTAATCATAATTATCACTGCCTACTTGCTTTCTTAGTCTAATAGTGtatgttaaattgttgtatgTTAACATAGTGACTTCTATTTCAATAAATCTGTGGATCTTAGCACAGTGCAGGCACTCAGCCTCTTTAAGCATGACTGTGCTCTCATGAAACATCTTTAATTCTCTAAAAAGCGTGCCCTTCATTTGGCCTAAGTCAGAACCAAACAACTCACAGATTTCTGTTGTCCATAGTTTAATTCTTTCTGGTGTCTGCATCCCAGTCCAACATATCATCAGCtgccataaatataattttattttcaattcaatttaaaaacaatttcatttccattttctagaCCACAGTTTAGTTGCCCTTTCTAAgtctttcaattcc
Proteins encoded in this region:
- the LOC106634680 gene encoding vomeronasal type-1 receptor 48-like produces the protein MLSFKKAFYFQAGIGISANIFLLLWHIFTFFKDHKPKNHDLIICHLAFAHIVMLVIAAELLSPDVFESLKFQNNFRCKAVFYTYKVMRVLSICNTSLLSMLQAITISPSTSWLVRFKHKITKHNILGLLFFWSLKLSFNSDMISYTVGFSNVTQIILNVNKYCSLSPINVIIRRLFVTLSLSRDVFLVGIMLLSSAYMVILLSRHQRCSQHLHSTSFLLRTSPEKRATKTILLLVSFFLVMYSSDLIVSSSTMLLWVFSPAIYSVHKFMVNAYATVSPMVLIRSDKRIISILPKVHWKCHPFLTSW